TGGCCGGACCGTCCATGTCCGCGACGATCGTGCGCGACGACCCTGTAGCCCCTGGATGCGAGGAAGAACATCTGGTCCTCGAACGTGTCGGCGTTCAGGGCGTAGGCGTGGAGGAAGACGACGGGCTGTCCGGTTCCCCAATCCTTGACGTAAAGGTCGGTGCCGTCCTTGGTGGTGAAGTAGCTCATGGTTTCTCCACTTGGTGATCGTGAATGGCCCGGGGGTCAGCCGCGATGAAAAGAAGCCGCGGCGGTCAACGGAGGAAATCGAGCGTGGCCTTGCCGAACGCTTCGGAGTGCTGGAACAGAAAGGCGTGGCCGGCATCGCCGTAGAACAGCGCCGTCGCGTTCTTCATGCGCCGCACCATGGCGAAGGAATCGCCCGCATCCACCATTATGTCGTGGGCGCCGTTGGCAACGAGCACGGGAATAGCGATCTCTTCCAGGCGATCCCATGCGGAACCATCGCCGCGGGCCCATTTCATGATCGCCTGCAACTGCCGGCCCCAGGCGTCCGCGCTGACTTCGGCGTGCGACTTCGACAGACGCGGCTCGAGCCGCTTCAGCGATTCCTTGCCGACGCGCTGGCTCGCGTCATCAAGACCGAAGAAGAGATAGAGGAAGTCCGCCTCGGTGCTGACCGGAGCGGTCATCGTCTTGGCGACCTTCGGATCGAGCGCGGGCGAACCCGGCACGCCGCCCGGACCGCTTCCCACAACGAGCAGGCGCCGGACCAAGCCCGGATGATTCAACGCAACCATCTGACTGACGAACCCGCCGATCGACCAGCCGAGCAGGTCGACCTGCGTCAGGCCGAGCGCGGCGATGAAATCGACCGTGGTTTCCGCCATCTCCGCAAAGCTCGTTGCGACGTCACCCGTGCTCTCGCTGACACCCGCATTGTCGAAGATGATCACACGACGCTCGGCGGCGAGAACATCCAGGAACGCGGGATCCCAGTGATCCATGGTTCCCCGAAAGCGCGTGAGCAGCACCAGGGGCGGGCCGGCATTCGCGACGCCGAAGTCGCGATAGGCATAGATCGCCGACTTTCCTTGGATATGGCGGGTATCGACTGCGTCTGAGGCAAATCCCATCGCAACTCTCCTTTGACGGAAGTGGATTGGAAAAGACAACCCAAATGGTCAGACCACGTTGCGGATGTCGCGTCAATGGGTTGGGATTGCCAATCCACTAATCAGGCGATAAAAGACAAAAATGAGAGCTCCACGCATCGCCAACCCCCGAGTCTGTTCCATCGATGCCGCCATGAAGGTAATCGGCGAGAAATGGGCGCTGCTGGCTCTTCGCGAGATCGTCCTTGGCCAGCACCGCTTCGACGACATCGCGTTCAACACCGGTGCGCCGCGCGACGTCCTGGCCGCCCGGCTGAAATCGCTGGAGGCCGCCGGCATCGTGCGGCGGACGCTCTATCAGAAGCGGCCCGCCCGGCATGCGTATCATCTCACGGAGGCGGGCGAGCAGCTTTTCGCCGTCCTGCATGCGATCCGCGATTGGGGTGACCGGTTCATGCGCGACGATCCGGAAAACGTCGTCGTCTTCCGCCATTCCTGCGGCGCCGAGCTGCGCACGCAGATGTGCTGCGCCGCCTGCGGCGAGGTGGTTGCTCCGGAAGACGTGGCAGGCGACCGGGTGGTGCGTCGGTCGGACATTGTCCGCACCGAAGCCTGATCGGGCTTCCGTTTGTCTCTGTACCGCTTCAAGCCTAAGCGGGAACGCGGTAGCCAAGGCCGATGAAGGCATCTTCGCTCCAATGTCGCTTAGATTTCCCATCGACAAGCGGAGCGGATCATCATCACTTTTCGCTATGTCTATGACGATCAGGTATTCGCTTTGATACGGATTTGTGTGCCGAGTTCTGCCTTTGTATGCCTTTTCACGCCGAGAAGAACGAAATGAAACAGCAGGCAAACCCCTATTCTACCAGGATATAGATGGTGGGCGCGACAGGGATTGAACCTGTGACCCCTCCCGTGTGAAGGGAAGAAAGAATTCTCCTTGTTCAACGGCTTAGGGTCATTTTCGGCTTTTTTCCACGTCTTTTCCACGGATCCAAACGTTGCGACAAACGTCATAGGCTAGAACGTCGACCGTCTGCTTTCAGATGCTATGTCGATGATGAGGCGCGGCAGTGATCGGGCGAATTCGACCAATGCGACACGGCATTCACGCGATGCCGTGGAACCGCGCATATTAAGGGCTCTGGACGCCTTCAAGCTTTGAGGCTGAGATAAGCTCGGTTTGTAAGGGGGATCGGGATGTCGAGTGGCGTCACTGTGGACGATGTCCGGCGGGAGCTTAAGGACAGACCTCTTTTGGCATCGAATCGCGGTCTCCCTTGGATGGGCGTCGCGGTGGACGAGTTTGACGGCTATTTTGCGAATGACGTTCTGGCGCCGCCGCGCGACCACAACGCCATAACCATAAATCTCGGCGTGTCGCCATTGATCATCCAGCACCGCTGCGGGCGCAGCTTTCGTAGCCCGTCGCAAATCGGCGAGGCTTCCATCATACCGGCCGGCCATGAATCCCGCTGGCAAGGACGCGTGCCCGCCAACATATGTTTGCGATTCGCTCCGGAGATTTTGCGCCAAGCGGGTTACGACGCGCGCGCGACCGGCGAACCGAGGGTGAGGATGGCGAACGGCTTTCGCCTTCGCGACCCCATGCTGGCGCACTATGGCACGCTTTTCCGCCACGAGCTGACGAGGCCGGCGCATCCGACTCAAATTCTCTTGATCGAAAGCCTGACGACGACGCTGTTGATGCACCTGCTGCGCGGCTACACCGATGCGGTGGGCGTCGACGACCGGTGGACGACGTCGTCGCACAGCGCGGCCATTCGGCGCGTGCTTCGCTATATCGACGACCAGCCCAACTCTCGCATCGCTCTTGAGGAACTCGCCGATGTTGCGGGGGTGAGCCGCTTCCATTTCTGCCGCGTCTTCAAACGCGAATTGGGCATGACCCCGGCGAGCTATGTCGAGCGCGCGCGAATCGAACGGGCCAAGACTTTGATTCGCAGCGGCCAGTGGTCCCTGGCCGAAGTGGCGCATGAAATCGGATTCTCCGACCAGAGCCATTTCACACGCCGTTTCCAGAGTCACGAACGGTGCACCCCGGCTGCGTATGCGCGCGAATACGGACGGCGGTCGCCATCCCGGCGCAATTAAGCCGGTGGCCGAGCAATATCCGTCCAAGCGGCGCATGGCGCGGCAATCTTTCCAAGAGTTCAGCGGTCAATATGGCCACGTAACCGTTTTGAAAGGCTGGTTCTCATGAAGAATACGATCGCGGCGGCGCTCGCTTGTACCGCGCTCTTGGCGTTTGCACCGACACAGGCGGCACCTGTCAAGAATATCGTTCTCGTCCACGGCGCGTGGGCTGACGGGTCGGGCTGGAAGGGCGTCTACGACATCCTCAGGAAGGACGGCTACAACGTCAGCGTCGTCGCCAATCCCGATACCGGCCTCGCAGACGATATTGCCGCCACAGAGCGGGTGCTCGCGCGCCTTGACGGCCCCATCATTCTTGTCGGCCACTCCTACGGCGGCGTCGTGATCTCGAATGCCGGCCTGAATCCGAAAGTGGTGGGCCTTGTCTATATCGCGGCCTTCGCGCCCGATATCGGCGAGTCCGCGGCGCAGTTTCTCCCGAAGGGACCGCTTCCGGGTACGCCGACGAAGGATGGGCTTCTGTTCATGAAGCGGGATATCTACCTCAATGCGTTTGCGCCGGACGTGCCGCAGGATGTGAAGGAGTTCATGGCCGACAGCCAGGTTCCGATTCAACTCAGCGGCGTCACGGCGAAGGCCACCAAGGCGGCGTGGAGGAGCAAGCCCACCTGGTATCTCGTATCGAAGGATGACGCGATCATCCCGCCCGACAACGAGCGGATGTTCGCACGTCGCATGAAAGCGACGACCGAAGAAGTCGCGGGAAGCCATGTCGCGTTCATTTCCCATCCGGACGTCGCCGCGGCCCTGATCGAAAAAGCGGCGATGGGTGCTGCGAAGTAGCCTTGAACGCGCCCGGCTTTCGAAAGGCCAGCCGTGCTTCGCCCGATAAACGGGAGCGAGGAGCCTCTTGGACCCCAGTTATATTTCCGCCTTGTCAGGATTGGCCGGGGCGGCGATCGGCGGCTTCACCTCCATCTCGACGGCATGGGTCTCCCAATTCGCGCAATTTCGCGAGCGAACGCTCGCTGGCGAGCGCGCAAAGCGAGAGAAATTGTTCGGAGATTTCGTAACCGAAGCCAGCCGCCTCTACGGAGATGCGCTCACGCACGAACGGGACGACATCAAGAATCTGGTCGAACTCTATGCGATGGTTTCAAAAATGCGCCTGCTGGCATCGGAAGCCGTCGTTGCATCCGCAGAGCGGACGATGGACATCATCGTCGAGACCTATTTGTCCCCAAACCGGGGTCTTCAGGAGTTCCGCGATGCCGGAAAGAAAGGCGAACTGAATTTTCTGCGTGATTTCGCCGACCTTTGTCGAGCGGAACTCAATTTAATTCGGCCCAGGCGGCATCGACGCGCATGAAACATGTCGTTGGCCCTCGCTATGCCTCTCGACCCAGCCTCACGTGTCGAGCATTTTGCGGACCTTGCTCGTGAGTGCGGACAGCGCGAAAGGTTTGGTGAGCACTTCCATTCCGTGCCCGAGACGGCCGCTGCTGACCGTGGCGTTTTCCGCGTAGCCGGTGATGAAAAGGACCTTGAGGTCCTTGCGCTCCATGCAGACCGCGTCGGCCAGCTGACGCCCGTTCATTCCGCCGGGCAGCCCGACATCGGTGATCAGCAGCGCGATGGAAGGTTGGGACTGCGCGACGGCGAGAGCGGATGCGGCATCGCTTGCTTCCAATACGTTGTAACCGTTCTCCGTCAGCACCTCAGCCACAAGCATTCTCACGGTCGGCTCGTCATCGACGATGAGGATGGTCTCGCCTGAGCCGGGATGCGTCCGCTCGGCGGCCGCGCCGGTGGTTTCGTCGGGCGTCCCGACATGGCGCGGAAGATAGAGGCACGTGGTCGTGCCTTTCCCGACCTCGGTATAGATGCGGACCTGCCCGCCCGACTGGCGCACGAAGCCGTAGATCATGGACAGGCCCAGGCCGGTACCCTGGCCCAGCGGCTTGGTCGTATAGAACGGGTCGAAGGCGCGGGCCGCCACGTCGGGCGTCATGCCCGTGCCGGTGTCGGAGACGCACAGCGAGATATATTGTCCCGCGGGTAGTTCGCGCTCCCCTGCCGTGCGCTCGTCGAGCCATCGGTTGGCGGTCTCGATGATCAGCTTGCCGCCGTCCGGCATGGCATCGCGCGCGTTGATGCACAGATTGAGCAGCGCGCTTTCGAGCTGGGGCGCATCGACCCGCGTCGGCCACAACCCGCCAGCACCCACGACCTCGACGGCGATGTTGGGACCGACCGTGCGGCGGACGAGATCCTCCATGCCGGCGATAAGCCGGTTCACGTCGGTGGGCCGGGGATCGAGCGTCTGCCGCCGCGAGAAGGCCAGCAGGCGATGGGTCAGCGCCGCCGCCCGGTTGGCGGATTCGAGCGCGGCGTTGAGAAAGCGGTCTGCGTCGCCGGCGCGGCCTTCGGCTATGCGGTGCTGGGCGCGGTCCAGCGCGCCGGTGATGCCTTGCAGGATATTGTTGAAGTCGTGCGCCAGCCCGCCGGTCAGCTGTCCGACGGCTTCCATCTTCTGCGCCTGGCGGAGCTGCTCTTCGAGATTCTGGCGATCGGTGATGTCGCGTGCGGTGACCGCAAGACGGCGCTTCTGTCCGGCCTCCGCCGGGATTGGAGTCGCGACCGCCTCGATCGCGGAGTTTCCCTGCCGCCGGGAGTATCTATACGGCATATCCTGCCGCAACGCTTTCGCCAGATGCGCATTCAGGGTGGCGGCGCCGTCCGATGGCAAGACCTCATCGACCGTCCGCCCAATCACTTCTTCTCGCGCCATACCGTAGAGATTGAGCGTGGCGGGATTGATCTCGGCATATTCGAACCTGCCGTCCTCGCGCAGCGCAAGGATCGCATGGCACTCGGACGAGTGCAGGTAGAAAGTTCTGATGTTCTCGAGCTCCGCCGTGCGTTCTGCGACGCGGCTCTCGAGGGTTTCGTTCGCGATCTGAAGCGCGATCTCCATTTTCTTGTGCTCGGTCACGTCGACGCCTTGCACGAAAATGCCGATCACCGCGCCTTGGCTGTCCAGGATGGGCTGATAGACGAAATCGACATAGCGCTCGTCGACCGGTCCGTCCCGCGTCTCCTGTCGCAGATATTTGGAGCCGACTGCCGAATAGGCTTTTGCGTCGCGAAAGACGGCGTCCAGAAGCTCGAGATAGCCTTGGGCGACTGCATCGGGCAAAGCCTCGGCGATGGTTCGCCCGAGCACCGGCCGATGGCCCACCAGTTCGAGATAGCGCGGATTGACCAGCTCGATGACGTGTTCGGGCCCGCGCAGCATGGCCATGAAGGTCGGCGCCTGTTCGAACAGGAGGGCCAGCCTCTGCTGCTCCGATGCCAGGACTCGATTGGCGAGGACCTGGTCGGTGATCTCGATGCAGACGCCGAACAAGCCGGCGACGGTCCCATCGTCGCGCCGCGCCGGCGTATAGGAGAAGGCGAAATGCGCTTCCTCCAGCTTGCCGCGCCGGTCCAGCGCCAGCGAGATGTCGTCCATATGGATGGGCTGCCCGGCCCATACCTGGTCGAACAGCGGCTTCAGGTCGGTCCACGCCTCGGCCCAGACTTCGCTGGCCGGCATTCCGAGACAGTCGGGATGCTTGCGCCCCGCGATGGGGATGAAGGCGTCGTTGTAGAGCCAGGTCCTGTCGGGTCCCCAAGCGACGATCGGGATTTATCGCGCGTTGATCGCGCAGGGGCCGGCATCGCCGGAGGTCCATCTTTGGCTGGGCCATGCGCTCAGGGCGATCGGAAGAAGCGAGGAGTCCATCGAAGCCTATCGCGCCGCGACCGCAATGCGTGGCGATTTCGGGGATGCCTATTGGAGCCTCGCCAACCTGAAGACCTATCGGTTCGCAGACGAAGAGATCGCGCGGATGCGCCACGAAGAGGCCGCACCCGAGACGTCGCCGGTCGACCGCGCCCATCTGTGCTTCGCCCTCGGCAAGGCGTTGGAAGACCGCGATGAGATTGCCGCGTCCTGGGATTTTTATGCGCGCGGCAACGCGCTGATGCGAGCCCGCAACAGCCACCGGCCGCACGCGACGGAAGCGGCCGCGGCGGCGCAGATGAAAATCTGCAATCGCGAATTCTTCGCTCGCCGGAGCGGCTGGGGAAGCGCGCGTCCGGATCCGATCTTTATCGTCGGCCTGCCAAGATCGGGCTCAACCTTGTTGGAGCAGATCCTCGCGTCCCATTCCCAGGTCGATGGTACGCAGGAATTGCCGGACATTCCGCGCATCGTTCGAGGCCTTCAGGCGCACGGCTCCTATCCGGCGGTGATGGAGCGCCTGACTGAAACCGACATCGCCGCGCTGGCCGAGAAATATCTGACGGACACGGCAGTCCACCGCAGGGGACGGGCGTTCTTCATCGACAAGATGCCGAACAATTTCCGCCACATCGGTCTGATCCAACTCATGCTGCCCAATGCGCGCATCATCGATGCCCGGCGGGAGCCGATGGCGTGCTGCTTCGGCAATCTCAAGCAATTGTTCGGCGACGGTCAGGAATTTGCGTACGGCCAGGAAGACATTGCCCGCTATTATCGCAGCTACCTCGCTCTGATGCGCCATTGGGACGAGGTTCTGCCGGCGCGCATCCTGCGCGTCCATTACGAAGACGTCGTCACCGATTTGGAAGGCAGCGTGCGCCGCCTGCTCGCGTATTGCGGTCTCGCCTTCGAACCGGCCTGCCTCGAATTTCACCGTGCCCGCCGCAGCATTGCCACCCCAAGCTCGGAACAGGTGCGTCGTCCGATTTCGCGCGGCAGCCTCGACGCCTGGAAGAAATACGAGACTTGGCTATCGCCGTTGAAAACCGCTCTGGGGGACGCGATCTTGCGCTATCGCGACTGACGAGAAGCGGCGGACGACCGGGGAAGCGGCGGCAGACGCAATTTGCGCGGAGCCGCCGGGGCCGGCGCATCCTGCAGCGGAGCCAGTGGGACGGTGGGCTCGTTCTTGGCGACATGCACCGCAAACGCCGTCTTGACGGTCTCGACATTCGGAGCGGTCAGGAGGGACCGGGTGACGAAGGCCTGAAGTTCGGTCAAATCCCTGGCGACGCATTTGAGCAGGAAGTCGGTCTCGCCCGAGAGGGCGCAACATTCGCGCACCGTGGACCAGCCCTGCACGCGTTTCTCGAACGCCTTAACCTCGCGATCGGATTGGGACTTGAGCCCGACGGACACGAAGGCCAACACCGCAAAGCCGAGCTTCTGAGCATCCAGCACCGCATGATAGCCGCGGATGTATCCTCGTTCTTCCAGAAGATGGGTGCGCCGAAGGGCGGGGGGCGGCGTGACGCCGGCATATTCCGCCAGCTGCACATTTGTGGCGCGGCCATTTATTTGCAGGGCATGCAGGATGTGGAGATCGACGCCGTCGAGGCCGGGGGTGCCCTGGACCATCCGCTTTCCGGCGGCAGCCGCCTCGTCCGATCCCGCTTCGTGCTGCGCCATGCTTGAAGGACCTGACCAGTGCAGATGGAAAGGACCGCCGCATTCTTGCGAGATGCAGCGGTCAAGTCTTGGGGTTCCGTTCCGTGCCGAGGCAGGAACACAGCGCTCTTTGACTCAGCGCCGCACCTCTTAAGACGATGGGCGGGGGAATTTCCCTATGGAGAAGCTCGGTGATCGGCGCATGGGTGCCCCGCGCGCCCGAACAGGTGGGCGCGATCGGCGCCGCCCGCAGCCGAGGGCGGGGCATTCCCCGCCGTGAGGGCCGGATTGCCCAAATAATCGATTTCGATCAAGATCGGTATTAATCGCGCACCGCCAGGGCGTGCGAGCGGGGCTGGAATCTGGAATCATGAGCAAGGCACGACGCATCCTAGCCGTCATCTTCGGCTGCCTGGTGGCCCTTGCGGTCGTGCTGTTCCTGACCTGGGAACTGGCGGGCGACCGGTTGCTGGACATGGCTGTGCATCGCCTATTGGCCGACCGCTTCGACGGCATGCCGCCGGTGCGCAACGACATGCAGGCGATGCAATCGGTCAAAGTCCGCATGCGCGACGGCGTCAATCTCGCGACGCATATCTATCTGCCGGAGGGCAAGGGCCCCTGGCCGGCGATCCTGGTGCGCGACCCTTACGGGGTCACGCAATATATCTCTTGCCGGATTTTCGTCCGCTACGGCTATGCCTGCGTGCATCAGGATGTCCGCGGTCGTTTCGGCTCCGGCGGCGCTTGGTACCCGCTCGTCAACGAGCGCAATGACGGGATCGATACGATCGCCTGGATCCTCAAACAGCCCTGGCAGGACCGCAAGCTCGCGCTGTGGGGCGAGTCCTATCTCGGCCTTGTGCAATGGGCGATGGCGGACAAGCTGCCGCCCGAAGTGAAGACCTTCGTCGCCGGTGTTTCGCACGGCGATTTCTATCAGATGATCTATCACAACGGCATGTTCGTTCAGGGCATCGTCGGCGTGTGGTCGTCGGGGCTGTCGCAACCCCTGTTGAAAGCCCTGTCGTCGCAGGATCGCTGGAAGGACCATATCGCCGGGGCGATCCCCGCCGCCGGCGTCGATCCGGACGGCTTTCTCGCCGCCTGGCCGTCCTATCGCGACTATCTCCTGCATCCCGAACCCGACGATCCCTATTGGCATTCGCCGATCTACGATGCGATCCGCAATTCGTTTGCGGGCGTGCATGTGCCGGTAATGATGATCGGGCGCAGCTACGATTTCTTCCTGCCCGGCATGCTTCAGACCTTCCGCCGCCTGCCGACCCATGCGCAAAGCGTTCTCTTTCTCGGCCCCGGCGAACATGGCGGCGCGCCCGGCGATCTCAAGGTCGATCACCCGAACCGGCGCTATTTCGCCGACACGCTCGCATGGTTCGATCACTTCCTGAGGGGCAAGCCGCTGCCGGCGTCCCTGGCGCCCGGCTACGACGTCTACATCAACGGCGCCGATCGTTGGCAGCACTATGCCGAGTGGCCCGGGGCGACGCGGCCGCTCACGCTTCACCTCGGCGACCTCGCCCATTCGCATGGCTGCGAGCGCGGCCGGCTGACGCCGCAGCCGCCGGCCGTGCCGAGTGTCGCTCGGTATCGCTACGATCCGCGTCATCCGGTGCCGACACGCGGCTCGTCCTATTCCCTGTCGACCAGTCTGGTGCCCTCCGCTGTGGCGGAACAGAAGAACGATCTGTGCGGCCGGCCGGATGTGTTGTCCTTCTCCTCCGCGCCGTTCGCCAAGGCGCGGATGATCGCCGGCGGGATGCGCGTCAAGCTCCTGGTTTCCAGCGACGCGCCGGACACTGCGTTCACGGTCAAGGTCTCCGAACATTTCGCCGATGGCCGCGTCTACAACATCCGCGACGACATCAGCACGCTCGGCCTGCGCAACGGCGCCCGGCGGCGCCTTGCCTATCGCCCCGGCGACCAGGTGGAGGTCGATCTCGATCTCACGCCGGTCGCCTGGCAGATCCAGAAGGGATCGCATCTGCGCTTCGACGTCTCGTCGTCGAATTTCCCCGTGTTCAACGCCCACCCCAATCGTGCCGGCCTGTGGAGTACGGCGCCGTCGCCGGTTGTCGCGACGCAGACGCTCTACGGCGGTTCGCTCGAAATTCCGTTCGCGGATTGAGCGGCAGCCGAACCTCTGTGAAGGAGATCCCGATATGCGACGAACCCGAGCGTTTTTGGCCGGCCTCGGTTGTGCCCTGATCCTTGCCGTCGGCGGTGCCGGCTGCTCGGCTTCGGAAGGATCGAACGCCGTCACGGTCGATTCCGTCAAAAGCGACTCCGCCGCGCCACAGGAATTCGCGATCTGGCCGGGCACCGCGCCGGGCTCCGAGAAGTGGACGCAGCAGCCCAACGACTTTTCCCTGTTCGGCGCGCACGCCGTCTACAACCTCGTTCGTCCGACCCTGACCGCGTATTTTCCCGATCCCGGGAAAGCGACGGGCATAGCGGTGATCGTCGCGCCGGGCGGCGGTTTCCGCTTTCTCAACATCGACGTCGAAGGCACCAATATCGCGCGCTGGCTGGCGGCCCATGGCATCGCGACCTTCGTGCTCAAATACCGAACCGCCCAGATGCCCGACAGCACGCCGGGCTTTCTGATTGCGCTGACGCAATATCTGGGTCGCCTGAAGGACGCGTCGGAGCGCGCCGCCAAGGGCGAGATATCGCTGGCCGGCGGGCCGGACAAGTCGGGTTCCGACACGCCTCCCAACATGTTCGACTGGCCGGCCTATGCCGTGGCCGATGGCGTTCGCGCGATGAAACTGGTTCGCGGCCACGCGGCAGCGTGGGGCATTGCGCCCGACAAGATCGGCTTCATGGGCTTTTCCGCCGGATCGATGGTGACCTATGGCGTGCTGACCTCCGCGCCGCCGGAAGACATGCCGAGCTTTGCCGCGCCTCTCTACTATTCGCTGTCGCCGGCAGTGCCATTGCCGGCCAAGGCGCCGCCTCTGTTTCTCGCCGCGGCGAGCGACGATCCGATTTCCTGGGGCATGCCGCAAACCTATGCGCGCTGGATCGCGGCGGGGCACGCCGCCGAGATTCACATGTGGGCCAAGGGCGGCCATGGCCTCGGCATGACGCAGGACAGCCTCGGCGCGTCCAACTGGATCGGCTTGTTCGACGCCTGGCTGGGGACGGAGGGCTTCCGCGATCCCAAGACGCATTGATCGATTCTGATTATAACTATTGACATTATGACGCCTGTTGAGAGGATGCTTCGCCGCTGGGCATAAAGCGGCCACCGCCGATGGCGGATGGAAGGGGAAACGTGATGGATCGATGGTTCCGCAAGGGCGCGGCGATGCTTGCCGTCGTATCGGCCGTTTTTGCCGCTGCTTCGGCCGAGGGCCCCGCGACACCGCCGCTTCGCGATGTGATCCCGCCCGACGTCTCGCCGGAGGCACGCGCGATCTATGAAAAGCTGCTTCCTCCCGTCATCGCGCGCCGCAAGGACCTGAAGATCCCGCACACCCTTGCCGAGTTCGACGCGCGCAATGCCGCGATCGTCGCCGGCTGCACGCCTGGCGCAGACGCCACCATCAAGGCGATGGGTGTCGCGACGGCCGAACGTCGCTTGGGCGGTGTCGGCGTGTTCGAGACCACGCCGGCGCAATTCAAGGACGACGGCACCGTCCTGATCCGCGTCCATGGCG
Above is a window of Rhizomicrobium sp. DNA encoding:
- a CDS encoding alpha/beta hydrolase yields the protein MGFASDAVDTRHIQGKSAIYAYRDFGVANAGPPLVLLTRFRGTMDHWDPAFLDVLAAERRVIIFDNAGVSESTGDVATSFAEMAETTVDFIAALGLTQVDLLGWSIGGFVSQMVALNHPGLVRRLLVVGSGPGGVPGSPALDPKVAKTMTAPVSTEADFLYLFFGLDDASQRVGKESLKRLEPRLSKSHAEVSADAWGRQLQAIMKWARGDGSAWDRLEEIAIPVLVANGAHDIMVDAGDSFAMVRRMKNATALFYGDAGHAFLFQHSEAFGKATLDFLR
- a CDS encoding helix-turn-helix domain-containing protein; its protein translation is MRAPRIANPRVCSIDAAMKVIGEKWALLALREIVLGQHRFDDIAFNTGAPRDVLAARLKSLEAAGIVRRTLYQKRPARHAYHLTEAGEQLFAVLHAIRDWGDRFMRDDPENVVVFRHSCGAELRTQMCCAACGEVVAPEDVAGDRVVRRSDIVRTEA
- a CDS encoding AraC family transcriptional regulator — protein: MGVAVDEFDGYFANDVLAPPRDHNAITINLGVSPLIIQHRCGRSFRSPSQIGEASIIPAGHESRWQGRVPANICLRFAPEILRQAGYDARATGEPRVRMANGFRLRDPMLAHYGTLFRHELTRPAHPTQILLIESLTTTLLMHLLRGYTDAVGVDDRWTTSSHSAAIRRVLRYIDDQPNSRIALEELADVAGVSRFHFCRVFKRELGMTPASYVERARIERAKTLIRSGQWSLAEVAHEIGFSDQSHFTRRFQSHERCTPAAYAREYGRRSPSRRN
- a CDS encoding alpha/beta hydrolase; translated protein: MKNTIAAALACTALLAFAPTQAAPVKNIVLVHGAWADGSGWKGVYDILRKDGYNVSVVANPDTGLADDIAATERVLARLDGPIILVGHSYGGVVISNAGLNPKVVGLVYIAAFAPDIGESAAQFLPKGPLPGTPTKDGLLFMKRDIYLNAFAPDVPQDVKEFMADSQVPIQLSGVTAKATKAAWRSKPTWYLVSKDDAIIPPDNERMFARRMKATTEEVAGSHVAFISHPDVAAALIEKAAMGAAK
- a CDS encoding PAS domain-containing protein, giving the protein MPIVAWGPDRTWLYNDAFIPIAGRKHPDCLGMPASEVWAEAWTDLKPLFDQVWAGQPIHMDDISLALDRRGKLEEAHFAFSYTPARRDDGTVAGLFGVCIEITDQVLANRVLASEQQRLALLFEQAPTFMAMLRGPEHVIELVNPRYLELVGHRPVLGRTIAEALPDAVAQGYLELLDAVFRDAKAYSAVGSKYLRQETRDGPVDERYVDFVYQPILDSQGAVIGIFVQGVDVTEHKKMEIALQIANETLESRVAERTAELENIRTFYLHSSECHAILALREDGRFEYAEINPATLNLYGMAREEVIGRTVDEVLPSDGAATLNAHLAKALRQDMPYRYSRRQGNSAIEAVATPIPAEAGQKRRLAVTARDITDRQNLEEQLRQAQKMEAVGQLTGGLAHDFNNILQGITGALDRAQHRIAEGRAGDADRFLNAALESANRAAALTHRLLAFSRRQTLDPRPTDVNRLIAGMEDLVRRTVGPNIAVEVVGAGGLWPTRVDAPQLESALLNLCINARDAMPDGGKLIIETANRWLDERTAGERELPAGQYISLCVSDTGTGMTPDVAARAFDPFYTTKPLGQGTGLGLSMIYGFVRQSGGQVRIYTEVGKGTTTCLYLPRHVGTPDETTGAAAERTHPGSGETILIVDDEPTVRMLVAEVLTENGYNVLEASDAASALAVAQSQPSIALLITDVGLPGGMNGRQLADAVCMERKDLKVLFITGYAENATVSSGRLGHGMEVLTKPFALSALTSKVRKMLDT
- a CDS encoding sulfotransferase, with the translated sequence MRHEEAAPETSPVDRAHLCFALGKALEDRDEIAASWDFYARGNALMRARNSHRPHATEAAAAAQMKICNREFFARRSGWGSARPDPIFIVGLPRSGSTLLEQILASHSQVDGTQELPDIPRIVRGLQAHGSYPAVMERLTETDIAALAEKYLTDTAVHRRGRAFFIDKMPNNFRHIGLIQLMLPNARIIDARREPMACCFGNLKQLFGDGQEFAYGQEDIARYYRSYLALMRHWDEVLPARILRVHYEDVVTDLEGSVRRLLAYCGLAFEPACLEFHRARRSIATPSSEQVRRPISRGSLDAWKKYETWLSPLKTALGDAILRYRD
- a CDS encoding Lrp/AsnC family transcriptional regulator gives rise to the protein MAQHEAGSDEAAAAGKRMVQGTPGLDGVDLHILHALQINGRATNVQLAEYAGVTPPPALRRTHLLEERGYIRGYHAVLDAQKLGFAVLAFVSVGLKSQSDREVKAFEKRVQGWSTVRECCALSGETDFLLKCVARDLTELQAFVTRSLLTAPNVETVKTAFAVHVAKNEPTVPLAPLQDAPAPAAPRKLRLPPLPRSSAASRQSR
- a CDS encoding CocE/NonD family hydrolase, whose protein sequence is MSKARRILAVIFGCLVALAVVLFLTWELAGDRLLDMAVHRLLADRFDGMPPVRNDMQAMQSVKVRMRDGVNLATHIYLPEGKGPWPAILVRDPYGVTQYISCRIFVRYGYACVHQDVRGRFGSGGAWYPLVNERNDGIDTIAWILKQPWQDRKLALWGESYLGLVQWAMADKLPPEVKTFVAGVSHGDFYQMIYHNGMFVQGIVGVWSSGLSQPLLKALSSQDRWKDHIAGAIPAAGVDPDGFLAAWPSYRDYLLHPEPDDPYWHSPIYDAIRNSFAGVHVPVMMIGRSYDFFLPGMLQTFRRLPTHAQSVLFLGPGEHGGAPGDLKVDHPNRRYFADTLAWFDHFLRGKPLPASLAPGYDVYINGADRWQHYAEWPGATRPLTLHLGDLAHSHGCERGRLTPQPPAVPSVARYRYDPRHPVPTRGSSYSLSTSLVPSAVAEQKNDLCGRPDVLSFSSAPFAKARMIAGGMRVKLLVSSDAPDTAFTVKVSEHFADGRVYNIRDDISTLGLRNGARRRLAYRPGDQVEVDLDLTPVAWQIQKGSHLRFDVSSSNFPVFNAHPNRAGLWSTAPSPVVATQTLYGGSLEIPFAD
- a CDS encoding alpha/beta hydrolase, coding for MRRTRAFLAGLGCALILAVGGAGCSASEGSNAVTVDSVKSDSAAPQEFAIWPGTAPGSEKWTQQPNDFSLFGAHAVYNLVRPTLTAYFPDPGKATGIAVIVAPGGGFRFLNIDVEGTNIARWLAAHGIATFVLKYRTAQMPDSTPGFLIALTQYLGRLKDASERAAKGEISLAGGPDKSGSDTPPNMFDWPAYAVADGVRAMKLVRGHAAAWGIAPDKIGFMGFSAGSMVTYGVLTSAPPEDMPSFAAPLYYSLSPAVPLPAKAPPLFLAAASDDPISWGMPQTYARWIAAGHAAEIHMWAKGGHGLGMTQDSLGASNWIGLFDAWLGTEGFRDPKTH